In Equus caballus isolate H_3958 breed thoroughbred chromosome 7, TB-T2T, whole genome shotgun sequence, one DNA window encodes the following:
- the LOC102149883 gene encoding tripartite motif-containing protein 5: MASEILMNIKEEVTCPICLELLTEPLSLDCGHSFCKACITANNRDSKIGQEGESSCPVCRISYQLGNLRPNRPMANIVERLREVKLNPEEKQKRDLCVRHEEKLLLFCKEDGKIICWLCERSQEHRGHHTFLMEEVAQEYQKKLQTALERLRKEQQRAESLEADVREERTSWKNKMQNEKKSVQAEFNQVRVFLDSEEQKELLKLNKEEADILHHLAEAENELVQQKQLVSALISDLEHRLQGSTMEMLQHVNDIMKRSKTLTVRKPKTLPVEQKRVCRVPDLRGILQAFNELTDVRRYWIHMTLDPVNSKSNVSFSADRRQVRPKTDAYQNYNFDDCGILDSPVRPRRNAYWDYDDYDVLGSQVIRSGKHYWEVDVSEKSAWILGVYSRRSPEINMKILFQESENYQDSYSRYQPKNGYWVIGLLNCSKYNAFENFSPSCPSFLTLSLTVPPFRVGVFLDYEAGTVSFFNVTNHGFLLYKFSSCYFSQETFPYFNPMTCPVPMTLCSPTS; this comes from the exons ATGGCTTCAGAAATCCTGATGAACATAAAGGAGGAGGTGACCTGCCCCATCTGTCTGGAGCTCCTGACAGAACCCCTGAGCCTAGACTGTGGCCACAGCTTCTGCAAAGCCTGCATCACTGCAAACAACAGGGACTCCAAGATTGGCCAAGAAGGAGAGAGCAGTTGCCCTGTGTGCCGAATCAGCTACCAGCTTGGGAACCTGAGGCCTAATCGGCCCATGGCCAACATAGtggagaggctcagggaggtcaagTTGAACccagaggagaaacagaagagagatcTCTGTGTACGTCATGAAGAGAAACTCCTGCTTTTCTGTAAGGAGGATGGGAAGATCATTTGCTGGCTTTGTGAGCGGTCACAGGAGCACCGTGGTCACCACACATTCCTCATGGAGGAGGTTGCCCAGGAATATCAG AAGAAGCTCCAGACAGCTCTGGAGAGGCTGAGGAAAGAGCAGCAGAGAGCTGAGAGCTTGGAAGCTGATGTCAGAGAAGAAAGAACTTCATGGAAG aataaaatgcaaaatgagaaaaaaagtgtcCAGGCAGAGTTTAATCAAGTGAGAGTTTTCCTGGACTCTGAGGAGCAGAAGGAGCTGCTGAAGTTAAATAAAGAGGAGGCAGATATTCTACATCACCTCGCTGAGGCTGAGAATGAGCTGGTCCAGCAGAAGCAATTGGTGAGCGCTCTCATCTCAGATCTGGAGCATCGGTTGCAGGGGTCAACAATGGAGATGCTGCAG CATGTGAATGACATCATGAAAAG GAGTAAGACCTTGACTGTGAGGAAGCCAAAAACTCTTCCCGTGGAACAAAAGAGAGTGTGCCGAGTTCCTGACCTGAGAGGGATACTGCAAGCATTTAATG agCTCACAGACGTGCGACGCTACTGGA TTCACATGACACTGGATCCTGTCAACTCTAAatcaaatgtttccttttctgcGGATCGGAGACAAGTGAGACCAAAGACAGATGCATATCAAAATTACAATTTTGATGATTGTGGTATTCTGGACTCACCAGTGAGACCACGGAGAAATGCATATTGGGATTATGATGATTATGATGTTCTGGGCTCCCAAGTTATCAGATCAGGGAAACATTACTGGGAGGTAGATGTGTCAGAGAAAAGTGCCTGGATTCTTGGGGTATATAGTAGAAGAAGCCCTGAAATCAACATGaagattttatttcaagaaagtgaaaattatCAAGATAGTTACTCTAGATATCAACCTAAAAATGGCTACTGGGTTATAGGGTTACTAAATTGCTCTAAATATAATGCTTTTGAGAACTTTTCCCCCTCATGTCCTTCGTTCTTAACCCTCTCCTTAACTGTTCCTCCCTTTCGTGTTGGTGTTTTCCTAGACTATGAGGCTGGCACTGTCTCATTTTTCAATGTCACAAACCATGGATTTCTCCTCTATAAATTCTCTTCATGTTACTTTTCTCAAGAAACTTTTCCATATTTCAATCCTATGACTTGTCCTGTCCCGATGACTCTGTGCTCGCCCACCTCTTGA